In uncultured Fretibacterium sp., the genomic window TATCCGGATCGATGCCCGCAGCCTCGAGGATCAGAAGGCTCAACACCTGGTCCCCGCCTCCGGGCGCTCCCAGCGAGACCTTCTTGCCCCGGATGTCCTCAAACTTCGTGATGCCGGTCTTGGTGGTCGTCACCAAGTGCTGGGGAGCGGGATACATGTTCATCAGGGTACGGAGCGGTAGCTTGCCGTCGTCCTTGAAGACCTCGACGCCGCTATAGGCCTGCCACAGGGTGGACCCCATGCTCATGCCGATCTCGGCCTTTCCGGATGCGATGAGCCGGCAGTTCTCCTTGGAGGCTGCGGTCGAACGGGAATTGGCCTTCACATCGATCCCGGCGTTGCTCAGCACCTCGGCCATCGCACCGCCGAGCGGGTAATATGTCCCTCCGACGCCTCCGGAGGCGATCGTGACGAACTCGACGGCCCAGGCGCAGGTCGCCGCAAGGATCACGGAGATCAAAACAAAACCCATCAACGCAAAATACTTCTTCATCCTCCCACACGCTCCTTCATTTTTTATATTTTTGGCGCAGATAAACGGGGGGATAAACCAACCCCGTTTACAGACGTTTCACGACCATGGCGACCCCCTGCCCCCCCCCGATACAGGCGCTGGCGATGCCCAGCTCCTTATCCATGCGGATGAGGGAGTAAAGCAGGGTGGTCAGGATCTTCATCCCCGTGGCGCCGATGGGGTGCCCCAGAGCGACGGCGCCGCCGCAAGGGTTGAGTTTTTTCATGTCAAAAGGCATCTTGCGGTGGCAAGCCAAAATTTGGGCTGCGAATGCCTCGTTGATCTCGATCAAGTCCATATCCTCCAGGGTCAGGCCGCTCTTCTCCAGGGCCTTTGGCATCGCGACGACCGGTCCCAGGCCCATGTGAAGCGCATCGAGCGCCCCCGAGGCGTAGCCCACGATCTCCGCCAAGGGCTTGAGCCCTTGGGCTTTAGCCCAATCGGAATCGGCGATGACGCCGGCGCTGCCCGCGTCGCACAGGGCGGAGCTGCTGCCCGCCGTGACGGTCCCATCCTTCTTAAATATAGCCGGCAGCTTTGCCAGTGCCTCCACGGAGGTG contains:
- a CDS encoding TAXI family TRAP transporter solute-binding subunit yields the protein MKKYFALMGFVLISVILAATCAWAVEFVTIASGGVGGTYYPLGGAMAEVLSNAGIDVKANSRSTAASKENCRLIASGKAEIGMSMGSTLWQAYSGVEVFKDDGKLPLRTLMNMYPAPQHLVTTTKTGITKFEDIRGKKVSLGAPGGGDQVLSLLILEAAGIDPDKDIQKQQLTQPEGATALKDGHVDAVFWNFAAPGSAVLEVAAVRDVVLVPLPKELVEKVVEKNPFLFPYTIAAGTYAKQNEDVLTVADGNFLVVNEKMGETLSYNILKTLMDNKGAFLKVTPQAEHFVPQEASVGIIPFVGGAVKYFREQGIEVK